Genomic segment of Streptomyces sp. NA02950:
ACCGGCGTCTCCATCCTGTGGACCATCGGAATCATCCTGCTGGTCATCGGCGCGGTTCTGTGGATCATGGGCTCCCTCGGCCACGCCGTGGGCGGCCGGAAGCACTATTGGTAGCGTCCCCGACCCGGGCGGTGTTTCCCCTCATGGTGACGCCACGCGTCCGTGCGGCTACTGTTCGCGCCACTCCTGGATCAGCTCCCCGATGGTGTCGCGCAGCACGGCCCTCCGGTCACCGGCGCTCCGGGTCACATCGATCCGTCCGGCCACGTCCTCGAGCGCGCGCCGGAACGCGGGATCCTCGTCCATGAGGGCAGCCCCGCCGGCGCCGGCGGTGTCGACCGCCAGTGCCGCACCCACCCGGGAGCCGGGGTCCTCGGTGAGGACCATGTCCGCACCCTGGCCAGCTCCCGCTGGGCATCGAGATGGCCATGGTGGCCGCGCGGGGAGCCAGGACAGAATTTGACGAGGTTTCCGGCCCCGTTCTGCGCGTTGGCCATGACCTCGGTTCGGTGGGCGTGCCCGACCGGTCCGGTGACCACATATGCGGATCGCGGGGGCCGACGCGCCCCGAAGCGGGGTCAGATGATCTCGCGGATGGCCGCTTCGAAACCTTCCACATGGCTGGCGGCGAGGGCGGCGGCCTTCTGCGGATCGCCGTCGATGACGGCCCGCAGGAGTGGTCCGTGCTCGCGCACATGCCCGGCCAGCCCCGGCAGCCGGTCGATGAACAGGCACCAGATGCGGGTGGCCAGGTTGTCGTAGCGGATCAGGGTGTCCTGGAGATACGGGTTGTAGGTGGTGGCGTAGAGGGCCCGGTGCACCGCCATGTCCAGCCGGATGAGATCCGCGCCGCCGTCCGGGGCGGCGTGGCTCTCGTTCTCCAGCCTGGTCAGCAGCTCACCGAGCCCGGTGCGGTCGCGGTCGGTGGCGCGTCCGGCGGCCAGGGAGGCGGCGAGCGGTTCGAGCTGCTGGCGGACCTCCGAGATATGTCCGAGGTCGGCGATCTGGACCTCGGTGGCGAAGGTGCCACGACGGGGATAGGCGACGATCAGCCGCTCGGTCTCCAGGCGCTTGAGCGCTTCGCGCACGGGGGTGCGGCCGAAGCCGAGCTCGGTGGCGATCCGCTCGTCGTTGACCGGCTCGCCGGGGCGGATGCGCAGGGTCACAAGACGCTCGGAAATCGCCTGGTAGGCGCGGTCGGCCAGGGTCTGGCCGCCCTGGCCCGCGACGGCTGAAGAAGTCACCCGGATCCCTCCCTTGACGCGCCCGGAAACGCACTCCTACCGTACCTCAACAGGCAACTGATATATCAGTCGCCTTCTAGTCGGTCCTCAAGGGAGTTCGTATGACTGCCGCCATCCCCGACCAGCGAGCGGCTCGCTCCGCGGTGCTCTCCGAGCAGCTCCACGACGCCGACCCCGAGGTCTCCGCGGCGATCGAGGCGGAGCTGGCCCGTCAGCGCGGGACCCTGGAGATGATCGCCAGCGAGAACTTCGCCCCGCTCGCGGTCATGCAGGCGCAGGGCTCGGTGCTCACCAACAAGTACGCCGAGGGCTACCCCGGCCGCCGTTACTACGGCGGCTGCGAGCACGTGGACATCGTCGAGCGGCTCGCGATCGACCGGGTGAAGGAGCTGTTCGGCGCCGAGGCGGCCAATGTGCAGCCGCATTCCGGCGCCCAGGCCAACGCGGCCGCCATGGCGGCACTGCTGGAGCCCGGCGACACCATCCTGGGACTCGACCTGGCGCACGGCGGTCATCTGACCCACGGGATGCGGATCAACTTCTCCGGGCGGCTGTACACCGTGGCCGCGTACCAGGTCGGCGAGGACCACCACCGCATCGACATGGAGCGGGTCCGCGAGCTGGCCCGGGAACACCGGCCGAAGCTGATCGTGGCCGGGTGGTCCGCGTACCCGCGCCACCTGGACTTCGCCGCCTTCCGCGCCGTCGCCGATGAGGTCGGCGCCTATCTGATGGTGGACATGGCCCACTTCGCGGGCCTGGTGGCGGCCGGGCTGCACCCCTCGCCCGTTCCGCACGCCCACGTGGTGACCACCACGACCCACAAAACACTCGGCGGCCCGCGCGGCGGAGTGATCCTCTCCACGCGGGAGCTGGCCAAGAAGATCAACTCGGCGGTCTTCCCCGGTCAGCAGGGTGGCCCGCTGGAGCATGTCATCGCGGCCAAGGCGGTCGCGTTCGGGATGGCCGCCCGGCCCGAGTTCGCCGAACGCCAGCGGCGCACCCTGGAGGGCGCCTCGATCCTCGCCGCACGGCTGCTGGCCGAGGACACCAGGGCCGCCGGGGTCAGCGTGCTGACCGGCGGTACGGATGTGCATCTGGTCCTGGTGGACCTGCGCGACTCCGACCTGGACGGACAGCAGGCCGAGGACCGGCTGCACCAGGTGGGCATCACCGTCAACCGCAACGCCGTGCCCTTCGACCCCCGGCCGCCGATGGTCAGTTCGGGCGTCCGGATCGGCACCCCCGCGCTCGCCGCCCGTGGTTTCGGCGCGGAGGAGTTCCACGAGGTGGCGGACATCATCGCCACGGCGTTCCTGCCCGGCTTCGACGAGCAGGTGTCCGCCGCGCTGCGCAAGCGGGTCCAGGTCCTCGCCGACCGCTTCCCCCTCTACCCCGGTGGCTTCCCCGCGGCTCCCGGCCGTCCGTCGTCCGCAACCCCGTCCGCCCCCCGGCCGTCCGCGACCCCGTCCGCCGCCCAGTCCGCCACCCAGGAGGCCGACGCGTGATGCACCCCGCCGCGAACACCCCGCCCACCCCCGGGGACGTCCTGCCCGACCACCCCGACTTCCTGTGGCGCAACCCCGACCCCAAGCCCTCCTACGACGTGGTGGTCGTCGGCGGCGGCGGACACGGTCTGGCCACCGCCTACTACCTGGCGAAGAACCACGGCATCACCAACATCGCCGTCCTGGAGAAGGGCTGGCTGGCCGGTGGAAACATGGCCCGCAACACCACCATCATCCGCTCCAACTACCTGTGGGACGAGAGCTCCGGCATCTACGAGCACTCCCTGAAGCTGTGGGAGACCCTGGAGGAGGACCTCGACTACCCCATCCTGTTCAGCCAGCGCGGGGTGCTCAACCTCGCGCACAGCCTCCAGGACGTCCGCGACAGCAAGCGCCGGGTGTACGCCAACCAGCTCAACGGCATCGACGCCGAGTGGCTGGAGCCCGACGAGGTGGCCAAGGTCTGCCCCATCGTCAACGTCTCCTCCGACGTCCGGTACCCGGTGCACGGCGCCACCTACCAGCCGCGCGCGGGCATCGCCAAACACGACTACGTGGCCTGGGGGTTCGCCCGCCGCGCCAATGACCTGGGCATCGACCTGATCCAGGACTGCGAAGTCACCGGCATCGACATCAGCGACGGCCGGGTGACGGGTGTGCGCACCACCCGTGGCCGGATCGCCGCCGGGAAGGTGGCACTCGCCGCCGCCGGACACTCCTCCGTCGTGGCCGCCATGGCCGGGCTGCGGCTGCCGTTGCAGAGCCATCCGCTCCAGGCCCTGGTCTCCGAACTCCTGGAGCCGGTGCACCCCACGGTGGTGATGTCCAACGCGGTGCACGTCTACGTCTCCCAGGCGCACAAGGGCGAACTCGTCATGGGCGCGGGCATCGACAGCTACAACGGCTACGGACAGCGCGGCGCCTTCCACATCATCGAACGCCAGATGGCCGCCGTCCTCGAGCTCTTCCCCGTGTTCGCCCGCGCCCACATGCTGCGCACCTGGGCCGGGATCGTCGATGTCACCCCGGACGCCTCACCCATCGTCGGACTGACCCCGGTCCGGAACCTCTATCTCAACTGCGGCTGGGGCACCGGTGGTTTCAAGGCCACCCCGGGGGTCGGCTGGTGCTTCGCGCACACCGTCGCCACCGGTGAACCCCACCCCTACAACGCGCCCTTCACCCTGTCCCGGTTCACCACCGGCGCACTGATCGACGAACACGGCGCCGCCGCCGTCGCCCACTGACGACCGCCGGAGCGAGGAGACCCCATGCAGCTCATCGACTGCCCCTGGTGCGGTGAACGCGAGGAAGCCGAATTCCACTACGGCGGACAGGCGCATGTCGCCCACCCCGAGG
This window contains:
- the glyA gene encoding serine hydroxymethyltransferase, with the translated sequence MTAAIPDQRAARSAVLSEQLHDADPEVSAAIEAELARQRGTLEMIASENFAPLAVMQAQGSVLTNKYAEGYPGRRYYGGCEHVDIVERLAIDRVKELFGAEAANVQPHSGAQANAAAMAALLEPGDTILGLDLAHGGHLTHGMRINFSGRLYTVAAYQVGEDHHRIDMERVRELAREHRPKLIVAGWSAYPRHLDFAAFRAVADEVGAYLMVDMAHFAGLVAAGLHPSPVPHAHVVTTTTHKTLGGPRGGVILSTRELAKKINSAVFPGQQGGPLEHVIAAKAVAFGMAARPEFAERQRRTLEGASILAARLLAEDTRAAGVSVLTGGTDVHLVLVDLRDSDLDGQQAEDRLHQVGITVNRNAVPFDPRPPMVSSGVRIGTPALAARGFGAEEFHEVADIIATAFLPGFDEQVSAALRKRVQVLADRFPLYPGGFPAAPGRPSSATPSAPRPSATPSAAQSATQEADA
- a CDS encoding GntR family transcriptional regulator produces the protein MTSSAVAGQGGQTLADRAYQAISERLVTLRIRPGEPVNDERIATELGFGRTPVREALKRLETERLIVAYPRRGTFATEVQIADLGHISEVRQQLEPLAASLAAGRATDRDRTGLGELLTRLENESHAAPDGGADLIRLDMAVHRALYATTYNPYLQDTLIRYDNLATRIWCLFIDRLPGLAGHVREHGPLLRAVIDGDPQKAAALAASHVEGFEAAIREII
- a CDS encoding DUF6131 family protein, which produces MIVLGLILLIIGALTGVSILWTIGIILLVIGAVLWIMGSLGHAVGGRKHYW
- a CDS encoding sarcosine oxidase subunit beta family protein: MHPAANTPPTPGDVLPDHPDFLWRNPDPKPSYDVVVVGGGGHGLATAYYLAKNHGITNIAVLEKGWLAGGNMARNTTIIRSNYLWDESSGIYEHSLKLWETLEEDLDYPILFSQRGVLNLAHSLQDVRDSKRRVYANQLNGIDAEWLEPDEVAKVCPIVNVSSDVRYPVHGATYQPRAGIAKHDYVAWGFARRANDLGIDLIQDCEVTGIDISDGRVTGVRTTRGRIAAGKVALAAAGHSSVVAAMAGLRLPLQSHPLQALVSELLEPVHPTVVMSNAVHVYVSQAHKGELVMGAGIDSYNGYGQRGAFHIIERQMAAVLELFPVFARAHMLRTWAGIVDVTPDASPIVGLTPVRNLYLNCGWGTGGFKATPGVGWCFAHTVATGEPHPYNAPFTLSRFTTGALIDEHGAAAVAH